A region of Vitis riparia cultivar Riparia Gloire de Montpellier isolate 1030 chromosome 1, EGFV_Vit.rip_1.0, whole genome shotgun sequence DNA encodes the following proteins:
- the LOC117925578 gene encoding transcription factor TGA2.3-like — protein MQSFKAAPTASDMYYHPHYFLRGDESSRNQTRFPDLGELEQSAAFHHDDAVDLSSSAMFRLKSGNVGVVSPLHFGGLNTNIGPSDMVSTSGTGVVDTGQLMFSKGTAETATATVASLGNGHFENWGESGMGDNSQQTDTSTDVDTDDKNQYHGVQHGALVAVDSMDQSKGKTGDQKTLRRLAQNREAARKSRLRKKAYVQQLECSQLKLTQLEQELQRARQQGVFIATGFSGDQSHSMGGNGALAFDMDYARWLDEHQRLINDLRSAVNSHVGDNELRILVDGVMAHYDEIFRLKSMGAKSDVFHMLSGMWKTPAERCFMWLGGFRSSELLKILGNQLEPLTDQQLMGICNLQQSSQQAEDALSQGMEALQQSLVETLSSNSLGPAGSGNVADYMGQMAIAMGKLATLENFLHQADLLRQQTLQQMHRILTTRQAARALLVISDYMSRLRALSSLWLARPRD, from the exons ATGCAAAGCTTCAAAGCAGCTCCCACCGCCTCCGATATGTATTACCACCCTCACTATTTTCTTCG AGGCGACGAAAGTAGCCGAAATCAAACGCGTTTTCCGGATCTTGGAGAGCTTGAACAGTCCGCTGCGTTTCATCACGACGATGCTGTTGATTTAAGTTCAA GCGCCATGTTTCGCTTGAAGTCGGGCAATGTAGGTGTTGTTTCTCCGTTACATTTTGGAGGCTTGAACACG AACATTGGCCCGTCGGACATGGTTTCAACATCAGGAACAGGAGTGGTGGACACAGGGCAGCTCATGTTCTCAAAGGGGACGGCTGAGACGGCGACGGCGACGGTAGCTTCGTTGGGAAATGGGCACTTTGAGAACTGGGGTGAGTCTGGCATGGGTGACAACAGCCAACAGACTGACACTTCCACAGATGTTGACACTGATGATAAAAACCAG TATCATGGAGTCCAACATGGAGCACTTGTAGCTGTGGATTCCATGGACCAATCCAAGGGGAAAACTGGAGACCAGAAG ACACTTCGTAGGCTGGCTCAGAATCGAGAGGCTGCAAGGAAGAGTCGTCTGAGGAAGAAA GCATATGTCCAGCAGCTGGAGTGTAGCCAACTCAAGCTTACACAGTTAGAGCAAGAGCTTCAACGAGCACGCCAGCAG GGTGTTTTTATTGCGACTGGATTTTCTGGGGATCAGAGTCATTCCATGGGTGGAAATG gGGCTTTAGCATTTGACATGGATTATGCTCGCTGGCTTGATGAACATCAGCGGCTGATCAATGACCTGAGATCAGCTGTAAATTCTCATGTGGGGGATAATGAACTACGCATTCTTGTTGATGGTGTAATGGCACATTATGATGAAATATTCAGGCTAAAGAGCATGGGGGCAAAATCTGATGTGTTTCACATGCTTTCTGGCATGTGGAAGACGCCTGCAGAGAGATGTTTCATGTGGTTGGGTGGATTCCGATCATCTGAACTTCTGAAG ATACTTGGGAACCAACTTGAACCTTTAACAGATCAGCAGCTGATGGGCATATGTAATCTACAACAGTCCTCACAGCAAGCTGAGGATGCATTATCACAAGGAATGGAAGCACTACAACAATCTCTTGTAGAAACACTTTCCTCTAATTCTCTGGGTCCTGCTGGTTCTGGAAATGTTGCTGATTACATGGGCCAAATGGCAATTGCAATGGGCAAGCTGGCCACCCTCGAAAATTTCCTTCACCAG GCTGACCTCCTGAGGCAGCAGACTTTGCAACAAATGCATCGAATTTTGACCACACGCCAAGCAGCTCGTGCCCTTCTGGTCATCAGTGATTACATGTCTCGGCTGCGTGCTCTCAGCTCTTTATGGTTAGCACGCCCTAGGGACTGA
- the LOC117914648 gene encoding protein PLANT CADMIUM RESISTANCE 9-like — protein sequence MIWFGDVLVAATYPNNSINAPTSKSAVPVPVPAPAPAPNQVPEGQWSTGLWDCSEDPSNCFITCFCPCITLGRVAEIIDRGTPSCRVSGLIYYALGSVGCGWLFAGTYRSKLRAMFSLPEAPCGDLLVHCCCCVCALCQEYRELKNRGADPSIGWQANVEKWDGVGLKVPPIAAPGMAR from the exons ATGATTTGGTTCGGAGATG TATTGGTAGCAGCAACGTATCCAAACAACTCCATTAATGCCCCCACTTCCAAATCGGCTGTGCCAGTGCCAGTGCCAGCGCCAGCTCCAGCTCCAAATCAGGTCCCAGAAGGACAGTGGTCTACAGGCCTCTGGGATTGTTCGGAAGATCCCTCTAACT GTTTCATCACGTGCTTCTGCCCATGCATCACACTGGGGCGGGTCGCGGAGATTATCGATAGAGGGACTCCAT CGTGCAGGGTGTCTGGCCTAATCTACTACGCGCTTGGGTCGGTTGGTTGTGGATGGCTCTTCGCTGGTACCTACAGGTCCAAATTGCGGGCAATGTTTTCACTGCCAGAGGCTCCATGTGGGGATTTGCTGGTTCATTGCTGCTGCTGTGTATGTGCTCTGTGTCAAGAGTACAGAGAACTCAAGAACCGAGGTGCTGATCCCTCAATAG GTTGGCAAGCCAATGTGGAAAAGTGGGATGGGGTTGGACTCAAGGTGCCCCCAATTGCTGCACCAGGCATGGCTCGTTGA
- the LOC117923553 gene encoding protein PLANT CADMIUM RESISTANCE 7-like — translation MGRIQEQTHLPHASQPEATAQASSRSPSHHSYHPPETGINSLPQLHQSDPVLTTQNNAVGIPSQTPFQNNLQHVSPLQANNENTATGYWSTGLFDCMDDPNIALTTAIFPCVTFGQIADVLDNGHTTCATSGIIYALAACLLSWPYRGKLRQRFGLMEAPAPDCMVHCLFEPCALCQEYRELKNRGINPALGYHGNMNQLCQNPPDLATMVPPTNQTIN, via the exons ATGGGAAGAATCCAAGAGCAAACTCATCTCCCTCACGCTTCTCAGCCTGAGGCCACGGCCCAAGCCTCCTCTCGCTCACCTTCCCACCACTCTTACCACCCTCCTGAAACTGGGATCAATTCACTTCCACAGCTCCACCAAAGCGATCCAGTGTTGACAACTCAAAATAATGCAGTTGGTATTCCCTCTCAAACGCCATTTCAAAACAATCTGCAACACGTCTCTCCTCTGCAAGCTAATAATGAGAACACGGCTACAGGGTATTGGAGCACCGGCCTCTTTGATTGCATGGATGATCCGAACATTG CTCTCACAACCGCAATTTTCCCTTGCGTTACTTTTGGGCAAATAGCAGATGTTCTGGACAATGGCCACACAA CTTGTGCTACCAGTGGCATCATCTATGCTCTCGCTGCTTGTCTGTTATCATGGCCCTATAGAGGAAAGTTGAGGCAGCGGTTTGGATTAATGGAGGCCCCAGCCCCAGATTGTATGGTTCACTGCTTGTTTGAACCCTGTGCACTTTGCCAAGAATATCGGGAACTCAAGAATCGGGGGATCAACCCTGCTCTTG GATATCATGGCAACATGAACCAATTGTGTCAAAATCCGCCAGATTTAGCTACTATGGTGCCACCAACAAATCAAACGATCAACTAG
- the LOC117924211 gene encoding protein PLANT CADMIUM RESISTANCE 2 has product MYASGPSHFHKDSTTSEPSAPPLPPPPPPFPFDSYEYTAPTTGFPANITNQYNPPIPTPAPPPAVSFRSTPVPWSTGLCHCFNDCKSCCLTFWCPCVTFGRIAEIVDRGSTSCGVSGALYTLILCLTGCSCLYSCFYRSKLRGQYLLEESPCLDCCVHCWCEGCALCQEYRELQNRGFDLSIGWHGNMERQRRGGVDVNPVVPEGSMTR; this is encoded by the exons ATGTATGCTTCGGGTCCGAGTCATTTTCATAAAGATTCGACAACTTCGGAGCCATCGGCCCCTCCACTaccaccgccaccaccaccCTTTCCCTTTGATTCCTATGAATACACTGCACCAACCACTGGATTTCCAGCCAACATCACAAATCAATACAATCCGCCAATTCCAACCCCAGCCCCTCCTCCCGCTGTTAGCTTCCGCTCTACTCCAGTGCCTTGGTCCACTGGTCTTTGCCATTGTTTCAACGATTGTAAAAGTT GTTGCTTAACATTTTGGTGTCCATGTGTTACATTTGGACGAATTGCAGAAATCGTCGACAGGGGATCTACCT CATGTGGAGTGAGTGGGGCGCTTTACACACTGATATTGTGTTTGACTGGTTGCTCGTGCTTGTACTCGTGCTTTTATCGATCCAAATTGAGGGGACAGTATTTGTTGGAGGAGAGTCCTTGTCTTGATTGCTGCGTCCATTGCTGGTGCGAGGGATGTGCTTTGTGCCAAGAGTATAGAGAGCTACAGAACCGTGGTTTTGACTTGTCCATAG GATGGCATGGAAACATGGAAAGACAGAGGCGAGGAGGAGTTGATGTGAATCCAGTGGTGCCTGAAGGCAGCATGACTAGATAG
- the LOC117912080 gene encoding probable carboxylesterase 6, translated as MKAASTLNGGITPHSSQVWFINSMRRRRMAAITMDPSLSRQVGKDSHQHGAVVEEIHGLITVYKDGHVERPQIVPCVPSLLPSDLGVTCGDIVIHKLTNIWARFYVPAVRCHGKLPLLVYFHGGGFCVGSAAWSCYHDFLARLAAKAGCLIMSLNYRLAPETPLPAAYEDGFKAFLWLKQEAVSGASEWWSRACNFSSIFLAGDSAGANIAHHLSLRLGSNRASEATALKPLVFKGTILIQPFFGGEARTHSEKQMVSPSVLSLTASDTYWRLSLPYGANRDHPWCNPMSKGSIKLLESRLLPTMVCISEMDILKDRNLEFCSALASAGKRVEHVVYKGVGHAFQILNKSPLAQTRTLEMLSHISSFITRWPLDPPIHHDCR; from the coding sequence ATGAAGGCAGCCTCCACGCTCAATGGAGGCATTACCCCCCACAGCTCCCAAGTTTGGTTCATCAACTCTATGAGAAGAAGAAGGATGGCTGCCATCACCATGGATCCGAGTTTGAGCCGACAAGTTGGCAAAGACAGCCACCAGCACGGCGCTGTAGTTGAGGAAATCCATGGGCTCATCACAGTGTACAAAGATGGACACGTGGAAAGACCCCAGATCGTTCCATGTGTGCCAAGCCTGTTGCCTTCGGACCTGGGCGTGACTTGTGGAGACATAGTGATTCACAAGTTAACAAACATTTGGGCACGTTTTTATGTGCCAGCTGTTAGGTGCCATGGGAAGCTCCCATTGCTCGTCTACTTCCATGGAGGCGGGTTCTGTGTTGGCTCAGCCGCTTGGAGTTGCTACCATGACTTCCTGGCAAGGCTAGCTGCTAAAGCTGGTTGCTTGATCATGTCCTTGAATTATCGATTGGCCCCGGAAACCCCCCTTCCGGCAGCTTATGAAGATGGGTTTAAGGCTTTTCTGTGGTTGAAACAAGAAGCTGTATCCGGGGCCAGTGAATGGTGGTCTAGGGCTTGCAACTTCTCCAGCATCTTCCTTGCCGGTGACAGTGCCGGTGCCAACATTGCCCACCACTTGTCTTTAAGGCTAGGTTCTAACAGGGCAAGCGAAGCCACAGCCTTGAAGCCGTTGGTTTTCAAGGGGACAATTCTAATACAGCCATTCTTCGGCGGAGAGGCACGCACTCATTCTGAGAAGCAGATGGTATCTCCCTCAGTGCTGAGCTTAACGGCCTCTGATACATACTGGAGGTTGTCCTTACCATATGGTGCAAATCGTGACCATCCATGGTGCAACCCAATGTCAAAGGGGTCCATTAAATTGTTGGAGTCGAGGCTCTTACCCACCATGGTGTGCATTTCAGAGATGGACATATTGAAAGACAGAAATTTAGAGTTTTGCAGTGCTTTGGCTAGTGCGGGTAAGAGGGTGGAGCATGTTGTGTACAAAGGTGTAGGGCATGCATTCCAGATTCTGAATAAGTCACCCCTCGCACAAACTCGTACCCTAGAAATGTTGTCACATATCAGTTCCTTCATTACCAGATGGCCCCTGGACCCTCCTATTCATCATGATTGTCGTTGA